The Camelina sativa cultivar DH55 chromosome 14, Cs, whole genome shotgun sequence genome includes a window with the following:
- the LOC104739979 gene encoding piriformospora indica-insensitive protein 2-like: MLWQTFFYSVLLLSLLFRCTGDESLPEVTGSEEAPIDKREREALYSAIQGFVGDSWNGSALYPDPCGWTPIQGVLCDIYNDLWYVTGLSLGLVYDNSLACSSSLQIRPELFELKHLRSLSFFNCFISPMVIAKMGWINFASNLESLEFRSNPGLIGKFPDTIGNLTKLKSLVVLENRFNGELPASLCNLKSLKRLVFAGNSFAGMIPNCFSGLQDLLIMDLSRNSFSGTLPSSVGDLVSLLKLDLSNNLIEGKLPQELELLKNLTLLDLRKNRISGGLSNNIENIQSLTELVLSNNPMGEEDMMETKWEKMKNLVVLDLSKMGLRGEIPSGLTNLKSLRFLGLNNNNLTGYVPSKKLEALSCLGALYIDGNNLTGELSFSRKFYEKMGTRFKASKNPNLCQPFEMVISESHKRVLPLGVKPCT; encoded by the exons ATGTTGTGGCAAACGTTCTTTTACTCTGTTCTCTTACTATCTCTGCTATTCAGGTGTACCGGAGATGAATCATTACCTGAAGTAACTGGCTCTGAAGAAGCTCCAATAGACAAAAGAGAACGAGAAGCCTTGTACTCTGCGATTCAAGGATTTGTTGGTGATTCTTGGAACGGATCTGCTCTCTATCCTGATCCTTGTGGTTGGACTCCAATTCAG ggTGTTTTGTGTGACATCTACAATGACTTGTGGTATGTCACAGGTTTAAGTTTAGGGCTTGTTTATGATAACTCACTTGCTTGCTCCTCAAGTCTTCAGATAAGGCCAGAGTTATTTGAGCTCAAGCACTTAagatctctctccttcttcaacTGCTTTATCTCTCCCATGGTGATAGCTAAAATGGGCTGGATAAACTTTGCATCCAACTTAGAATCACTCGAGTTTCGATCCAATCCCGGTCTCATTGGGAAGTTTCCTGATACAATTGGCAATCTCACAAAGCTGAAGTCTTTGGTGGTTCTCGAAAATAGGTTCAATGGAGAACTACCGGCGAGTCTCTGCAACTTAAAGAGTCTAAAGCGGCTTGTCTTCGCAGGGAACTCATTCGCGGGAATGATACCAAATTGTTTCAGTGGGTTACAAGACCTCTTGATCATGGATTTAAGCCGCAACTCTTTCTCAGGGACATTGCCTTCGTCTGTTGGAGATTTGGTTTCATTGCTCAAGCTTGACCTAAGCAATAACCTCATAGAAGGGAAGTTACCACAAGAACTAGAGCTATTGAAGAATTTGACACTTTTGGATCTGAGGAAGAACAGAATCTCTGGTGGGCTGTCCAATAACATTGAAAATATTCAATCTCTAACGGAGTTGGTTTTATCAAACAATCCAATGGGTGAAGAGGATATGATGGAAACAAAGTGggaaaagatgaaaaatttgGTAGTTTTGGATTTATCAAAAATGGGTTTGAGAGGTGAGATTCCATCTGGTCTTACCAACCTGAAAAGCTTGAGGTTTCTTGGTCTGAACAACAACAATCTAACCGGTTATGTTCCATCAAAGAAGCTTGAGGCTTTATCTTGTCTTGGTGCTTTATACATCGATGGAAACAACTTAACAGGTGAGCTTAGTTTCTCTAGAAAGTTCTATGAGAAGATGGGAACAAgattcaaagcttcaaagaatCCAAATCTTTGCCAACCATTTGAGATGGTGATCTCAGAATCTCATAAACGTGTACTTCCTCTTGGGGTGAAGCCATGCACTTAG
- the LOC104739980 gene encoding uncharacterized protein LOC104739980: MKMGSSQIMGGSKRRVSSKGLGAVLKEQRAKLYIIRRCVVMLLCWHD, from the coding sequence atgaagatgggaTCAAGTCAAATCATGGGAGGTTCAAAGAGAAGGGTGTCGAGTAAAGGACTTGGAGCTGTTCTTAAAGAACAAAGAGCTAAGCTTTACATCATTCGAAGATGTGTCGTCATGCTTCTTTGTTGGCACGATTGA